In Paludibaculum fermentans, the genomic stretch ATTTCAACTGGTAGCCCTCAGGCGGAGCGGCCCAGGCGCCTGCCGGCAGCAGGCTGAGGATCGAGAGGAAGACAAACGCGGAAGATTTCATGGGAGCAGCGGTCCTTTGGCCGTTCGCGCTCTGGGCGAGGCCCACAAGCTCAATTCAAAACAAAGGCTGGAGAGGGGATAGAAGCCCGGTTCAATCGGGGCAGGCAGGTTCAAGGAAACGGGCCGCGGCATCGTTCTCGAACTGAGAGAACAGTTCATGGCGGCTTAACGGGCCACTCTCACGGAGAAATGCGCCGCCAGGCGGCTACCGCTGTGGCGGCACCCAGCCCGTGGCGGAGCCAGTGTGCGAAGCGGGGTCAAATCGGATTTCCACATGGATTCAGACCTCATGGTCCCGGTCGTCCAATAACACCCTTGACACTGACAGATGGCGAAAATTCATTCAACTGACCAATGGACTATGGGTGTCTAGTCATTTTGGACTATGCGGCCCGGAGCCATAACTGGCCGCCTAATCCACGTGGACGATGCCGCGCTGGATGGCCGCAATGACAGCCTGCGTCCGGTCTTCCACGCCCAACTTCTGCAGGATATGCGTCACGTGGATGCGCGCCGTGTTCTCTGAGATGCCCAGCGACTCGGCCACCCCTCGATTGCTGGCGCCTTTGGCCAGCAGCCGCAGGACATCCTGCTCCCGTTCAGTCAACTCGGAGCCGGGCATACGCTCAGCCAGCAGGGCCCCCACGGACGACGGCAGATAACGCTTGCCGCGCGAAACAGCCAGAATCGCCTGGATCAGCTCTTCCTTGCCCGTGTCCTTGGTCAGGTACGCCATCGCCCCGGCCTGCAGCACGCGATGGACGTCCTCGCTGCCTTCGTAGTTCGTCAGGACGAGAATCCGCGCCGTCGCATGTTTCTTGCGGATGATGCGGATGGCCTCAAACCCCGATTGGCCCGGCAGCCGCAGATCCATGATCACTACATCCGGCAGGTGCAGATCGAAGAGATCGGCCGCTTCATTGCCTCGTCCCGTCTCGGCGACAATCTTCATATCCGGGCGGGGATCGATGATGGTGTGCAACGCGAGACGCGCGATGGATTGATCTTCGACCAGCAGAATGCGGACCGCTTCAGTCATTTCAGGGTGCCGGCGGTCGTCGTGGGGATGACCGCTTCTACGATGGTACCCTGTCCTGGTTCACTGGTCAGTTTCAACCTTCCGCCGAATCGCTCGGCCCGCTCCGCCATGACGGCCAGTCCAAAGTGGCCGCGCGAGAGCCCGATCACTTCACTGGGAATGAACCCGGCGCCGTCATCCTCAATCCTCACCTGGAGTTCGCCGGCCCGATACACCAGTTCGACGCTGATCCGCCGCGGGCGCCCGTGGCGTTTCGCATTCGAGGCCGCCTCCTGGCAGATCCGCAGGACGTTCCGCTCCAGCTCATCCTTGAGTTTCGTGACCGTGCCCTGCGTCTCAACCGAGATCGCCACCGGTGATCCAGCCGCGATCTGCTCCAGCGCCCCCTGGACGGCACTGGCCAGCGTCTCGGAATCCAGCCGGCTTTCCCGCAGATCCCAGATCACGCTGCGTGCCTCGGCCCGGTAGTGCTGCACCATCTTTAGGGCCAGTTCCACCGTCGCCTCGGCCTGGGCGGGCATCTCCTTCAGTCGCGACAGAGTCTCCTCCAATTGCCAGGTGATGGCGGCGAATCCGGCCAGCAGCGTGTCGTGCCACTCCCGCGCGATTCGATTCCTCTCCGCCAACACCGCGGAGTAGCGTCCGCGAATGATGTGGATCCGCCAGCGGTAGAGCGCCGAGGCGACACCAATCGAGAACAGGAGCAGCAACGCGGTGAACCAGCCGGTCTGATAGAACCGCGGAGCCTGCTCCACCGCGAGTTCGGCGGCCTGCGTACTCCATTCCCCGCCCGGCATGCGCGCCTGCACTAGAAAGCGGTAATGGCCCGGAGGCACGCGGCCATAGCGGGCTGACCGCAGTTGCCCCGTCTCGATCCAATCCGGATCCAGGCCTTCCATGCGGTAGCGGAAGCGGATCTTCTCCGCCCAGGCGAATCGCAGGGCCGTGAAGTGAATCTCCAGCGGATGCGAGCCTGGATCCAGGCGTAAGGAACCGCCAGGGGGCACAGCGTGGTTGTCCCAGATCGCCTCTTCCACTCGAGCCTTCGGCGGCGGAGTGCGGCCCATTCTGCGGCTCACCGCGAGAACGAAACCGCGGGTCGTGGGAAACCAGGCGCCGCCCCGCGGATCGGCCCAGCCCGCCGGTTGGGAGACATGGTGGCACTCCGGCGTGCGCATTCCATCATCCTGGTCGAAGAGGGCGACCTCCAGCCGTTTGCGCTGCCCAGCCAGCAGCTCAGTCATCTGTGCCGATTCAATGCGCAGAATCCCTTTGGCCGAACTCACCCATAGCCCACCGGCCCCGTCGTCCAGCAGGCGGTAGAGGGGCGACCCTGGCAGCCCCTGCGCCTCGCCAATCACCACGGGGGAGCCTGGTGCAACGCGATAGAGCGAACCGCCGAGCGACGTCGCCCAGATGCGGCCTTTGGCGTCCTCGGTAATGGCCGACACGCCTTCGACGGGCACTCCGGTGACGGGAGCGACGTTCGGCGCGGCACCCAACGTCAGGGCACCGGGCCCCTGCGGAGTCCCGTACCAGATGCGCCCCTGAGAATCCTCGAACAGGCTGAGAATTTCAGTACCCGGCAGAAACGAAGCCAGCGGCCTTGATGCGTCGCCGGCCGGGAACAGGTAGACGCCGTTGTTCGATGTCGCTAGCCACAAACGGCCCTGGCGATCGAACAGCATCGCGCTCACCAGGTGGTAGGGGGACCCCGTGGGAGCGTAGTTCACATAGCGTTTGCCATCGAAACCGAACAGTCCCTCCCAGTTGCCGATCCATTGATGACCGGCGGGGTCGATCGCCAGCGCCCGCACGGAACAGTACAGCGCCGGCACCGGCGTCGCCTGGGCCTCGAAGCGGTTCCCTTTCAGCCGGTAGAGCCCGCCCCGCCAGGTCCCGAACCAAAGGTGCCCATCGGGCGCTTTCACCACGGTGGTGGCGTAGTTGCCGCCCAACCCCTCCGGCAGGCCATAAGGAACCATAGGCGTATCCTTGCAGCGCACCAGGCCGCCGCCGCGGGTGCCGATCCACAGGTTTCCTTCCGCGTCCTCGTGCAGGGTGCGGATGAAGTCGTCCGGCAATCCATCGCGCGCCGACCAGGAGTCCACGCGGCTGCCGCGCACTCGAAAGACGCCCAGGCCCCAGGATCCAACCCAAACCACGCCATCGCGGTCTTCCAGAATGCTGACGACAGGCCCCGGAACGCCAGCCACCGGGGTGCGCACGCCGTCGTCAATGCGACTCAAGCCGCGCGACGTCCCTACCCAGACGACGCCCGAATGGTCCGCTTCCACAGCCAACGGCTCGCCCGAGATCCTGGCATCAAACAGCACCTGGGAGACGGTATTGTTGCGGACACAAAACAACCCATCGAGGGTGACCGCCCAGACCGCGCCGGCACCGTCCTGCGTCAGGACATTCCATGCCGTTTCGGGCGGACGCGTGAGTCCGGCCACGGCATGAAACTGCCCCGCATCGGACCGGATTACCCCGGTCCGGGTGCTCGCCCAGATCCGTCCTGTCCGATCCTCCAGCAGCGCGAAAACCGTGCCGCCCGCATGGAACTTCGTCTGGATCCGGCCGTCCCGATACTCGTAAATCCAGCCGTCAAACGTGCCCACCCAGAGGCTGCCATCGCGAGCGCTGGCCAGCGCGCCAATCCAGCGCCGTGCCAGCCCAAGACCAGGCTGCGGATCGAAGGGAACGAACCGGACGCCGTCAAAGCGCGCCAGCCCTTCGTCCGTACCCACCAGCAGGTAACCATCGGACGAGGGCTCGACGGACATGACGTAGTTCCGGGGCAGGCCGTCCTGCACCTGCCAGTTGCGCTTGTGATATTGCGAAAGGGCGTAAGTGGGATCCAACGCCCAGGCCACGGGGAGCAGGGTCCACAAAACGGCCAGAGATCGGAAGCCCCATTGCATGTTGGTTCAAGCGCCGCCACAATTCTCGCACTTACAACAGGCCGCTCGAACGCGAGGAGCCTCATCCGGCTGAAAACTGCCGCGGCGGGGGATCAGCGCCCATCGCGCTGAGAGGGAATTCCAGGACGAGTAAAATGATAACTTCTTGACTCGTTTGGTCCATCGAGACCTATCTCCATCGCGCCATGAAACACATTGAGGTCGAGTACAACCGGGAACTGCAGCCCCTTGAGGCCATCCTGTCGGGCGTTAGGCGCCCGGGTGAGTTCTTCGTAGCCGGAACGCTCGAGATCCCCATGCCACGAGTGGAGGTGGAGGGTGCAGGCGCGCTATCTTTCCCGATACCCGTCCCGCAAATCCAGGCGATGCTGCAACACGCGGTCCGGGCGCCTTACGGACGTGGCGCGGACACAATTGTCGACACTTCCGTGCGCAAGGTCTGGCAGATTGCTCCAGACGCGGTAAAGGTTAGCGGCAAATCCTGGGCCGCCAGTTTCGACAGCATTCTTGCGAAGGTCATTGACGGGCTTGGCTGCCACGGCAAATCCGTCTCAGCCGAACTCTACAAGATGCTTGTCTATGACCG encodes the following:
- a CDS encoding sensor histidine kinase, whose product is MQWGFRSLAVLWTLLPVAWALDPTYALSQYHKRNWQVQDGLPRNYVMSVEPSSDGYLLVGTDEGLARFDGVRFVPFDPQPGLGLARRWIGALASARDGSLWVGTFDGWIYEYRDGRIQTKFHAGGTVFALLEDRTGRIWASTRTGVIRSDAGQFHAVAGLTRPPETAWNVLTQDGAGAVWAVTLDGLFCVRNNTVSQVLFDARISGEPLAVEADHSGVVWVGTSRGLSRIDDGVRTPVAGVPGPVVSILEDRDGVVWVGSWGLGVFRVRGSRVDSWSARDGLPDDFIRTLHEDAEGNLWIGTRGGGLVRCKDTPMVPYGLPEGLGGNYATTVVKAPDGHLWFGTWRGGLYRLKGNRFEAQATPVPALYCSVRALAIDPAGHQWIGNWEGLFGFDGKRYVNYAPTGSPYHLVSAMLFDRQGRLWLATSNNGVYLFPAGDASRPLASFLPGTEILSLFEDSQGRIWYGTPQGPGALTLGAAPNVAPVTGVPVEGVSAITEDAKGRIWATSLGGSLYRVAPGSPVVIGEAQGLPGSPLYRLLDDGAGGLWVSSAKGILRIESAQMTELLAGQRKRLEVALFDQDDGMRTPECHHVSQPAGWADPRGGAWFPTTRGFVLAVSRRMGRTPPPKARVEEAIWDNHAVPPGGSLRLDPGSHPLEIHFTALRFAWAEKIRFRYRMEGLDPDWIETGQLRSARYGRVPPGHYRFLVQARMPGGEWSTQAAELAVEQAPRFYQTGWFTALLLLFSIGVASALYRWRIHIIRGRYSAVLAERNRIAREWHDTLLAGFAAITWQLEETLSRLKEMPAQAEATVELALKMVQHYRAEARSVIWDLRESRLDSETLASAVQGALEQIAAGSPVAISVETQGTVTKLKDELERNVLRICQEAASNAKRHGRPRRISVELVYRAGELQVRIEDDGAGFIPSEVIGLSRGHFGLAVMAERAERFGGRLKLTSEPGQGTIVEAVIPTTTAGTLK
- a CDS encoding response regulator, encoding MTEAVRILLVEDQSIARLALHTIIDPRPDMKIVAETGRGNEAADLFDLHLPDVVIMDLRLPGQSGFEAIRIIRKKHATARILVLTNYEGSEDVHRVLQAGAMAYLTKDTGKEELIQAILAVSRGKRYLPSSVGALLAERMPGSELTEREQDVLRLLAKGASNRGVAESLGISENTARIHVTHILQKLGVEDRTQAVIAAIQRGIVHVD